In one Oryza glaberrima chromosome 2, OglaRS2, whole genome shotgun sequence genomic region, the following are encoded:
- the LOC127761165 gene encoding 50S ribosomal protein L21, chloroplastic has translation MATATLPLRLLASKTLAFPSAPSLPASRCSLPVAASAPRRCWRLLASAEEPAPAPVEAEAEAEVVEEEEVEEEEAAVPEPVEAQIAAAGAGKDADIFAVVMIGSRQYIVMPGRYIYTQRLKGANVNDQIILNKVLLVSTRDKAYIGMPVVTNAAVHAVVEEQGRDDKVIVFKYKKKKKYQRKLGHRQPNTRLRITGISGYEDFPADPILEYVPA, from the exons ATGGCCACCGCGACGCtgcccctccgcctcctcgcctccaaAACCCTAGCCTTCCCCTCCGCCCCGTCCCTCCCGGCCTCGCGATGctccctccccgtcgccgcgtcCGCGCCCCGCCGCTGCTGGCGGCTCCTCGCTTCCGCCGAGGAGCCGGCGCCCGCACCCgtggaggccgaggccgaggcggaggtggtagaggaggaggaggttgaagaagaggaGGCTGCAGTGCCGGAGCCTGTGGAGGCGCAGATCGCAGCCGCGGGCGCCGGGAAGGACGCCGACATCTTCGCCGTTGTCATG ATTGGGTCGAGACAGTACATTGTGATGCCTGGAAGGTATATATACACGCAGAGGCTGAAAGGCGCCAATGTCAATGATCAG ATAATATTAAACAAGGTATTACTGGTATCAACTAGAGACAAGGCTTACATTGGCATGCCAGTGGTGACCAATGCTGCTGTTCATGCAGTGGTTGAGGAACAG GGACGGGATGATAAAGTGATAGTCTTCAAatataagaagaagaagaagtaccaGAGGAAACTTGGTCACAGACAG CCAAACACAAGGTTAAGAATTACCGGCATAAGTGGATACGAGGACTTCCCTGCTGACCCGATACTTGAGTATGTTCCAGCTTAA
- the LOC127761771 gene encoding uncharacterized protein LOC127761771 yields MVECRVEPPINSRGSDASVQKQGRLVCDLSAISDGVLHISSSVMPTEIIKRYFKEKSCLLDLMELGNKTDWRTTHRYGEGAYLSDLVPIWWFKVMAIFKAAFTTSETLPTSTHLGMAPSVPLFEE; encoded by the exons ATGGTCGAGTGCCGCGTGGAGCCCCCAATCAACAGCAGAGGCAGTGATGCGTCAGTGCAGAAGCAAGGGAG GTTGGTTTGTGATTTGTCTGCTATAAGTGATGGTGTACTCCATATCAGCTCAAGTGTCATGCCCACAGAAATCATTAAGAGATACTTTAAGGAAAAGTCCTGCCTCTTGGATCTCATGGAGTTAGGAAACAAG ACAGATTGGAGAACCACTCACAGGTATGGTGAAGGAGCATATTTAAG TGATCTTGTGCCAATTTGGTGGTTCAAAGTGATGGCAATTTTCAAAGCAGCGTTCACAACATCTGAGACACTCCCCACTTCCACTCACCTAGGAATGGCACCTTCAGTGCCTCTGTTTGAGGAATAA